The sequence below is a genomic window from Anoplolepis gracilipes chromosome 9, ASM4749672v1, whole genome shotgun sequence.
tttatcacttttttaatttattggtTCGTGGATTCAAATTCTAATAGCGTTATAATTTGTttgatatatgattttatataaatacatttaaaagaattaaatatatctcttgGGATCTTATAATATACAGGACATTGGAATTTTCACCTTGATTTATGTCTATTATACGGAAAAACAggttcaattaaaattacgtagttttaaaatgaataacaCGACATTTTTTAGTCAGTAacatttcaaagatttaaagctgattttcagttttttaaatgaaaatatgtttttcataGCACTTTTTTATagcattgtaataaatatatatatatatatatatatatatatatatatatatatatacatatatatatctttctgatTGAAATCatggattatttaataaacattaaatattaatttttgaagaagaatgtaataaattagctcctaattgtttatttttcacaacTTGTCTCAACTTAGtcgttattattacattaaatatataaataaagctaATATTAGtaagaaagtaataatttctttttttttcttgtcattTTACTCTTTTTGCAAACAACCATTAGAATCTGATCATAACAATCTGTGCtgatcatatttaaaaaatatatatactacaattccaatataaaaagaaacccatttaaatatttccaaaaatatttaaaaattagtcgTCTTCAAATCTTCAAAATGCtttcatttaaaaagatttcgtTTCATCCATTTTATATCCCTCTTAAAATCGTGCAACTTATTTTTCagtttattctaattttctctataataaataatcatattttgatatataaatcaagttgataattttaaatgtcccATTCTGTGAAACAAAGTATCCCAAAACTACCGGATGTCAAgtcaatttagattttttttcaaacgatTTTtcgtcataaaatattaaaaatttctgaattataagcgcttaaaaaaaagaaagactttCCTCAAATTAGacattgtaaagttaaaagaaattaataaaactgtatacattcttcagttaatatCAAACAAAGTtagttttaatagaattttaattaaaaacttaattacaaagatatatgcaTGATGGTAAAAACTAGgaaaaaattgcacaaaatagtgatctcgatatttttgaagaaaaatcgtctccaaattgTTCAGAAAATctgttattaaaagaatatccGATGGTTTCAGGAGACCCtatatacgatataaatatatgtatatatgatatgtaaaatatacgatatgtaaaataaataaaactttgcaaaataattatccaAGCTGTGACTAGTTTTCTGTATGACTAGAAAAGTTTTCATAAATACTGTAAAAGCTAAGATTAGTAAAAAGCGCTGACTTAAAGTTTCTATATCTAATTTCTATCtctaaatttgtatattaaaataatccgGTAATGACATCTTTAAGGAGCTTTTTAAAAGACATTTGTGCTTATCTGTCATAGATTTCATTACACatgaaaaaagatatcaaCAGAGTAAAGATATTCTTACGAACATGTGTACGAACATATGATATTTTCTgcagaatataatttagagaTTTTCTGTTTTCGATTAATCTCTACTCAAGAGATACGCAACTACTACATATCCGAATTCATTAATTTAGCTGTATAATCTCTTTGTTTAGCGGCTAAATGCAAATCCAGACTTCTCAACATTCTCGCTCGAGTTTCCGCGTTCGACTCCCGTTTTCGCAAATCACTCGCCACAATTCTATCTCTCGAATACGATTCGTTTTGTTGGAACGTCAAATCATCGGATTTAGCCGTATTTAATGAGGGAGATCTGTTTCGCGATTCTCGCACAATGGTTTTCATAAATTCAAGAGCCATTCTTCGACAAGTATCGAAACCTAATAATTGTATTCTCTTACTATGTATCGCATCCGCACGAGGATCCCTCCAATGTGTTCCCCcgtctattattttatcaatcgaGCTGGGCGTTCCCGGTAGATCTTGAAatacttttgcaaaaatttccTTCATTAAATCTTCCTCATTCCCTGatatatctgtaaaataatgGGAACGATGTAAAGATAATATTCCACAGTCGAGGCTAATTCGACAATCGCCAATTAATCTATCTTTacaaacagaaaataaaacattattaatcaaaggatgtataaaatatttttttacattatttaaatatatgtatcgtgAATTGTATTTCCAAAAaagttaattgttttttaaattaataaatgctgtttataaaaaaattattattcttgaaatatcattttagattaatatgcaaaaaaaaataagcatttCCTTGGACGATAAAGTGACTTATTCTGCTCCACATAGCACACGAACGGCACGGTATTGGCATCGTATTGCATTGAGAATCACGCATGACAAAATTGCCAAGATACATTGCAAGGATCAGTTTCCGCCGAATCGCATGTGAATTTGACGTTGCTTTATATGATTCTTATTATGCGAAATTTGATTTTGCACAGaatctttcaaaatatttgtgacAATTGATATAAGCCTTgtaattctttaattctttatcttattttaataggaacaaaataatgtagaaataaatgaaaattctcgcctctttttttgtaaaaatatcattttatacgataattaattatttagataaatcaTTCTCACATGGCACTGAATAGTTCAGCGCAACATGTTGGCTAAAAGAAGCGGCAAACTTTGTTCAAAACTTTACAGAAAAGTTAgtaattgtaacttttttttctagaacATTGCGGAAATTTTTGCTAGTGATATCAAATGTATATAACTTAcgtaatgtgtaaaaaaaagtatcagaAAAGTTTTGCATTACCCAGATCACTATCAGCATTATCGATTTCTGCAATGTATGTGCCTTCATTGATCTTTCGTTGTAATTCTAGGACTCGGGCTAAAGCCAATTGAAGATACTCCTTTGTATTTGGATCCTAAAAGATGAGATATGTACTTGAATACTATTGTACGGAGCAAGACTAATTTGATCAATAATAGCGATGTTAAGCAAGATTTTTTGCGATGCAAACTGTTTcacttttaaaatgttaaataatataagcttaacttattatcgataattatttattaaatatgtttctttatttcaatacttttaataattatcacaaaaattataac
It includes:
- the LOC140669714 gene encoding uncharacterized protein — translated: MKRCSSAPCLEDVESDVKKTKGITQYTDPNTKEYLQLALARVLELQRKINEGTYIAEIDNADSDLDISGNEEDLMKEIFAKVFQDLPGTPSSIDKIIDGGTHWRDPRADAIHSKRIQLLGFDTCRRMALEFMKTIVRESRNRSPSLNTAKSDDLTFQQNESYSRDRIVASDLRKRESNAETRARMLRSLDLHLAAKQRDYTAKLMNSDM